From the Macaca nemestrina isolate mMacNem1 chromosome 7, mMacNem.hap1, whole genome shotgun sequence genome, one window contains:
- the LOC105497506 gene encoding golgin subfamily A member 6-like protein 6 isoform X1, with translation MWPQPHRPTHPMMSKETQPIKLAKAKEKLRDYHPQANPSVGTGASDTKTKNINNGANPETTTSGGCHSPEDKQQNRAQLEEEKKASHQHQEALRRELEAQVHTIRILTCEKTELQTALYYSQRAVQQLEGDCRHLVGRLHDSWNFARHLEWDLSAVATQKKKADRYIEELTKERDALSLELYRNTITDDELKEKNAELQEKLRLVEAEKSEIQLNVKELERKLEKAKLLLPQQLQEEADHLGKELQSVSAKLQAQVEENELWNRLYQQQEEKMWRQEEKIQEQEEKIREQEEKRQEQEEKIQKQEEKRREQEEKMWRQEEKIREQEEKIHEQEEKIREQEKKRQEQKKKMWRQEKMHEQEEKTHEQEENIWEQKKRRQEQEEKIWRQEEKIQEQEEKIHDQEEKIQEQEEKIHEQEETIREQEEKIHEQEETIREQEEKMHKQEEKIREQEKKRQEQEEKMWRQEEKIREQEEKMHEHEEKIREQEEKMHKQEEKIQEQEKKIQEQEKKRQEQEEKEEKMHEQEEKTQEKEEKRREQEEKMWEQAEKIWRQDVKMHEQEEKIQEQEEKIREQEEKIREQEMWRQEEKIQEQKENMHNQEEKIREQEDKIHKQEENIWEQEKRRQEQEEKMRRQEEKLREQEEKIWRQEEKIREHEEKRREQEEKIWRQEEKIREQKEIIREQDEVMREQEEKMCEQEEKLGKKEDMLWEQEEKMCEQEEKLGEKEDMLREQEEKLWEQEKKMWEQEEKMWRQEKKLGEQEEKMWRQEEMMREQEKKMWEQEEKMWKQEEVIWEKEQKIREQEEKMRRQEEKMREQETRLWQQEEKMQKQEEHLEAAIYRAHDKKAKTINM, from the exons ATGTGGCCCCAACCCCACCGCCCTACCCATCCCATGATGTCCAAAGAGACCCAACCGATCAAATTGGCCAAGGCCAAGGAAAAG TTGAGAGACTACCATCCCCAGGCCAACCCTAGTGTTGGTACAGGAGCAAGCGACACCAAAACGAAGAACATAAATAATGGTGCTAACCCTGAGACAACCACTTCTGGTGGTTGCCACTCACCTGAGGAT AAACAACAGAACCGAGCCCAGCTGGAAGAA GAAAAGAAGGCAAGCCACCAACATCAGGAAGCCCTAAGGAGGGAGCTAGAG GCCCAGGTTCATACCATACGAATCCTTACATGTGAGAAAACTGAGCTTCAGACGGCACTCTATTACAGCCAGCGTGCTGTCCAGCAGTTGGAAG GAGACTGCAGGCATCTGGTCGGCCGCCTGCATGATTCATGGAATTTTGCAAGACATTTAGAGTGGGATCTCTCTGCTGTCGCTACACAGAAGAAGAAGGCTGACAGG TACATCGAGGAGTTAACAAAGGAGAGGGACGCCCTGAGTCTGGAACTGTACAGGAACAC CATAACCGATGATGAGCTGAAGGAGAAAAATGCCGAACTACAAGAAAAACTTCGACTTGTAGAAGCTGAGAAGTCTGAGATCCAGCTCAATGTAAAGGAGCTAGAAAGGAAGCTGGAGAAGGCCAAGCTCCTGCTGCCACAG cagctgcaggaggAGGCTGACCACCTGGGTAAGGAGCTGCAGAGTGTGTCTGCGAAGCTCCAAGCCCAGGTGGAAGAGAACGAGTTGTGGAACCGCTTGTACCAGCAACAGGAAgagaagatgtggaggcaggaagagaagatacaggagcaggaagagaagatacgggagcaggaggagaagaggcaagagcaggaggagaagatacagaagcaggaagagaagaggcgggagcaggaggagaagatgtggaggcaggaggagaagatacgggagcaggaggagaagatacatgagcaggaggagaagatacgggagcaggagaagaagaggcaggagcagaagaagaagatgtggaggcaggagaagatgcatgagcaggaggagaagacgCATGAGCAGGAGGAGAACATATGGGAGCAGAAGAAGAGGAGGcaggagcaggaagagaagaTTTGGAGGCAAGAGGAGAAGAtacaggagcaggaggagaagatacatgatcaggaggagaagatacaggagcaggaggagaagatacatGAGCAGGAGGAGACGAtaagggagcaggaggagaagatacatGAGCAGGAGGAGACGAtaagggagcaggaggagaagatgcacaagcaggaggagaagatacgggagcaggagaagaagaggcaggagcaggaggagaagatgtggaggcaggaggagaagatacgggagcaggaggagaagatgcatgAGCACGAGGAGAAGAtaagggagcaggaggagaagatgcacaagcaggaggagaagatacaggagcaggagaagaagatacaagagcaggagaagaagaggcaggagcaggaggagaaggaggagaagatgcatgagcaggaggagaagacacaggagaaggaggagaagaggcggGAGCAGGAAGAGAAGATGTGGGAGCAGGCGGAGAAGATTTGGAGGCAGGACGTGAAGATgcatgagcaggaggagaagatacaggagcaggaagagaagatacgggagcaggaggagaagatacgggagcaggagatgtggaggcaggaggagaagatacaggAGCAGAAGGAGAATATGCACAATCAGGAGGAGAAGATACGAGAGCAGGAGGATAAGATACACAAGCAGGAAGAGAATATATGGGAGCAggagaagaggaggcaggagcaggaggagaagatgcggaggcaggaggagaagctacgggagcaggaggagaagatatggaggcaggaggagaagatacgggagcATGAGGAGAAGCggcgggagcaggaggagaagatatggaggcaggaggagaagatacgggagcagAAGGAGATAATACGGGAGCAGGATGAGGTGatgcgggagcaggaggagaagatgtgtgagcaggaggagaagctggggaagaaggaggatatgctgtgggagcaggaggagaagatgtgtgagcaggaggagaagctgGGGGAGAAGGAGGATATGCTGCGGGAGCAGGAAGAAAAGCTGTGGGAGCAGGAGAAGAAGAtgtgggagcaggaggaaaagatgtggaggcaagagaagaagctaggggagcaggaggagaagatgtggaggcaggaggagatgatgcgggagcaggagaagaagatgtgggagcaggaggagaagatgtggaAGCAGGAAGAGGTGATATGGGAGAAGGAGCAAAAGATacgtgagcaggaggagaagatgcggaggcaggaggagaagatgcgggAGCAGGAAACGAGGCTGTggcagcaggaggagaagatgcagaagcaggag GAGCACCTGGAAGCTGCCATCTACCGAGCACATGACAAGAAGGCAAAAACAATAAACATGTAA
- the LOC105497506 gene encoding golgin subfamily A member 6-like protein 6 isoform X2, whose amino-acid sequence MWPQPHRPTHPMMSKETQPIKLAKAKEKLRDYHPQANPSVGTGASDTKTKNINNGANPETTTSGGCHSPEDEKKASHQHQEALRRELEAQVHTIRILTCEKTELQTALYYSQRAVQQLEGDCRHLVGRLHDSWNFARHLEWDLSAVATQKKKADRYIEELTKERDALSLELYRNTITDDELKEKNAELQEKLRLVEAEKSEIQLNVKELERKLEKAKLLLPQQLQEEADHLGKELQSVSAKLQAQVEENELWNRLYQQQEEKMWRQEEKIQEQEEKIREQEEKRQEQEEKIQKQEEKRREQEEKMWRQEEKIREQEEKIHEQEEKIREQEKKRQEQKKKMWRQEKMHEQEEKTHEQEENIWEQKKRRQEQEEKIWRQEEKIQEQEEKIHDQEEKIQEQEEKIHEQEETIREQEEKIHEQEETIREQEEKMHKQEEKIREQEKKRQEQEEKMWRQEEKIREQEEKMHEHEEKIREQEEKMHKQEEKIQEQEKKIQEQEKKRQEQEEKEEKMHEQEEKTQEKEEKRREQEEKMWEQAEKIWRQDVKMHEQEEKIQEQEEKIREQEEKIREQEMWRQEEKIQEQKENMHNQEEKIREQEDKIHKQEENIWEQEKRRQEQEEKMRRQEEKLREQEEKIWRQEEKIREHEEKRREQEEKIWRQEEKIREQKEIIREQDEVMREQEEKMCEQEEKLGKKEDMLWEQEEKMCEQEEKLGEKEDMLREQEEKLWEQEKKMWEQEEKMWRQEKKLGEQEEKMWRQEEMMREQEKKMWEQEEKMWKQEEVIWEKEQKIREQEEKMRRQEEKMREQETRLWQQEEKMQKQEEHLEAAIYRAHDKKAKTINM is encoded by the exons ATGTGGCCCCAACCCCACCGCCCTACCCATCCCATGATGTCCAAAGAGACCCAACCGATCAAATTGGCCAAGGCCAAGGAAAAG TTGAGAGACTACCATCCCCAGGCCAACCCTAGTGTTGGTACAGGAGCAAGCGACACCAAAACGAAGAACATAAATAATGGTGCTAACCCTGAGACAACCACTTCTGGTGGTTGCCACTCACCTGAGGAT GAAAAGAAGGCAAGCCACCAACATCAGGAAGCCCTAAGGAGGGAGCTAGAG GCCCAGGTTCATACCATACGAATCCTTACATGTGAGAAAACTGAGCTTCAGACGGCACTCTATTACAGCCAGCGTGCTGTCCAGCAGTTGGAAG GAGACTGCAGGCATCTGGTCGGCCGCCTGCATGATTCATGGAATTTTGCAAGACATTTAGAGTGGGATCTCTCTGCTGTCGCTACACAGAAGAAGAAGGCTGACAGG TACATCGAGGAGTTAACAAAGGAGAGGGACGCCCTGAGTCTGGAACTGTACAGGAACAC CATAACCGATGATGAGCTGAAGGAGAAAAATGCCGAACTACAAGAAAAACTTCGACTTGTAGAAGCTGAGAAGTCTGAGATCCAGCTCAATGTAAAGGAGCTAGAAAGGAAGCTGGAGAAGGCCAAGCTCCTGCTGCCACAG cagctgcaggaggAGGCTGACCACCTGGGTAAGGAGCTGCAGAGTGTGTCTGCGAAGCTCCAAGCCCAGGTGGAAGAGAACGAGTTGTGGAACCGCTTGTACCAGCAACAGGAAgagaagatgtggaggcaggaagagaagatacaggagcaggaagagaagatacgggagcaggaggagaagaggcaagagcaggaggagaagatacagaagcaggaagagaagaggcgggagcaggaggagaagatgtggaggcaggaggagaagatacgggagcaggaggagaagatacatgagcaggaggagaagatacgggagcaggagaagaagaggcaggagcagaagaagaagatgtggaggcaggagaagatgcatgagcaggaggagaagacgCATGAGCAGGAGGAGAACATATGGGAGCAGAAGAAGAGGAGGcaggagcaggaagagaagaTTTGGAGGCAAGAGGAGAAGAtacaggagcaggaggagaagatacatgatcaggaggagaagatacaggagcaggaggagaagatacatGAGCAGGAGGAGACGAtaagggagcaggaggagaagatacatGAGCAGGAGGAGACGAtaagggagcaggaggagaagatgcacaagcaggaggagaagatacgggagcaggagaagaagaggcaggagcaggaggagaagatgtggaggcaggaggagaagatacgggagcaggaggagaagatgcatgAGCACGAGGAGAAGAtaagggagcaggaggagaagatgcacaagcaggaggagaagatacaggagcaggagaagaagatacaagagcaggagaagaagaggcaggagcaggaggagaaggaggagaagatgcatgagcaggaggagaagacacaggagaaggaggagaagaggcggGAGCAGGAAGAGAAGATGTGGGAGCAGGCGGAGAAGATTTGGAGGCAGGACGTGAAGATgcatgagcaggaggagaagatacaggagcaggaagagaagatacgggagcaggaggagaagatacgggagcaggagatgtggaggcaggaggagaagatacaggAGCAGAAGGAGAATATGCACAATCAGGAGGAGAAGATACGAGAGCAGGAGGATAAGATACACAAGCAGGAAGAGAATATATGGGAGCAggagaagaggaggcaggagcaggaggagaagatgcggaggcaggaggagaagctacgggagcaggaggagaagatatggaggcaggaggagaagatacgggagcATGAGGAGAAGCggcgggagcaggaggagaagatatggaggcaggaggagaagatacgggagcagAAGGAGATAATACGGGAGCAGGATGAGGTGatgcgggagcaggaggagaagatgtgtgagcaggaggagaagctggggaagaaggaggatatgctgtgggagcaggaggagaagatgtgtgagcaggaggagaagctgGGGGAGAAGGAGGATATGCTGCGGGAGCAGGAAGAAAAGCTGTGGGAGCAGGAGAAGAAGAtgtgggagcaggaggaaaagatgtggaggcaagagaagaagctaggggagcaggaggagaagatgtggaggcaggaggagatgatgcgggagcaggagaagaagatgtgggagcaggaggagaagatgtggaAGCAGGAAGAGGTGATATGGGAGAAGGAGCAAAAGATacgtgagcaggaggagaagatgcggaggcaggaggagaagatgcgggAGCAGGAAACGAGGCTGTggcagcaggaggagaagatgcagaagcaggag GAGCACCTGGAAGCTGCCATCTACCGAGCACATGACAAGAAGGCAAAAACAATAAACATGTAA